The nucleotide window TACAGCGTGCGTCTGCGTGAAAAGCAGAAGCTTGCCCGCCTCTACGGCGTCGGCGAAAAGCAGTTCCGCAACCTGTTTGAGGAAGCCGCCAATGTGCCCGGCGTGACTGGTACGGTGTTCCTGCAGCTGCTCGAACGTCGTCTGGACAATGTCGTGTTCCGCATGGGCTTTGCCAGCACCCGCCGCCAGGCGCGTCAGTTTGTCGGTCACGGGCATATTTTCGTGAACGGCAAGAAAGTGGACGTGGCCAGCTACCGCGTCAAGATCGGCGACGAGATCAGCGTGGCCGAAGGCAGCCGCCAGATGGGCTTCGTCCAGGAAAACATGGAAGCGCAGAAGCGCCGCCGCGTCAGCCCCTGGGTCGAAATGAACCCTGAAAACTTTATTGGCACCTTCTCGCGCCTCCCCGCGCGCGAAGACCTCGCGCTGCCGATCAACGAGAACCTCATCATCGAGTACTACTCGCGTTAAATACGGAGGCCCCAGTGGATCAAAAGCGCCCTCAACTCAAGGCCCGCGTGGACGGCAACTACGGCGAGTTCGTCCTCGAGCCGCTCACGCGCGGGTACGGCGTCACCATCGGGAACCCTGTCCGGCGCATCCTGATGTCCTCGATTCCCGGCACGGCGGTGACCAGTGTCTACATCGAGGATGTCCTGCACGAGTTTTCCACCATTCCGGGCGTCAAGGAAGACGTCATCGGGCTGATTCTCAACCTCAAGGAACTTGTCGTGAAGTTTCATGCCGGCGGCCCCAAGACCCTGACCCTGCGTGCGCAGGGTGAAGGGGTCGTCAAGGCGAGCGCCTTCGAGGTGCCCAGTGACGCCGAGATCGTGAACCCGGACCTGACCATCGCCACCCTCGCCGAAGACGGCAAGCTGGTGATGGAGGTGCGTGTGGAAGAAGGCGAAGGCTACGTGCCCGCCGACAAGCACGCCACCAAGGACCGCATCAACTCGATCCCGGTGGACGCCGTGTTCTCGCCGGTGCGCCGCGTGGCCTACCACGTGGAAAACACCCGCGTGGGCCAGCAGACCGATCTTGACCGCCTGATCCTGCGCGTCTGGACCGATGGCAGCACCGGTCCGCAGGACGCGCTCGACAAGGCCGTGGAGATTCTGCGCTCGGAGCTGACGGTGTTCGGCAATGTGGAGAATCTGCCGATGACCATCGACACCGAGATCAGCCAGCCGGTCTACACCCCGGCCATGACGACTCCGGTGCCGACCGGTACGGGGATCTACGATCTGCCGCCGCGCCAGCCCGAGCTGAGCATCAATCCTCAGCCCTTCCCGACCGACCTGGACACGCCCCGCGTGACCCTCGAAGGCCTGGGTCTCACCACCCGTGTGCTGCATTCCCTCAAGGAAGAAGGCATCGACAGTGTGGACGCCCTGTGCGCCTTGTCCGACCGCGACCTGAAGAAGGTTCCCGGAATCGGCGAGCGCAGCCTCGACGAGATCAAGCAGCAGCTCGCTCAGTTCGGCCTCGCCCTCAGAGACTGACCCTCTTTCGGTGGGCGGCCCCGCGCCGCTCCCCGTCCCCCAAGGAGAACAACCATGCGTCACGGTAAAGCCGGTCGCAAGCTCAACCGCAACAGCAGCGCCCGTACCGCCCTGGCCCGCGCCCAGGCGACGGCGCTGCTGCGCGAGGGCCGCATCCAGACGACCCTCACGAAGGCCAAGGAGCTGCGTCCTTACGTCGAGAAACTAATCACCACCGCCAAGGGCGGCGATCTGCACGCCCGTCGCCTCGTTTCTCAGGACATCCACGACAAGGAAGTCGTGCGCAAGGTCATGGACGAAGTGGCGCCCAAGTACGCCGAGCGTCCCGGTGGCTACACCCGCATCCTGCGCGTGGGCACCCGCCGCGGTGACGGCGTCACGATGGCCCTGATCGAACTGGTCTGAAGACCCCTTCGGACCCTGGCCCCCACCCGTTGCGGTGGGGGCTTTCCTGTGGGCCTGAAATCCTGATTTTTTGTGACCTGGGCGGCTTTCCCGGCCCATCCGTTTCCCATCTCGGGGGCGCACACTGGGGCATGAAGCCTGCGCCCCGCCGGTCCGCCGCCCGCGCCCCCCGTTTCCGTTTCTCCGGCACCCGGTTGCTGGGCGCCGCGCTGCTGGGCACCGCTCTCCTCGCCGCTCCGGCGGCCACCGCCAAGACGGCCGCGACCGCGCCGGCCCAGGTCTTGTTCGACCGGGTCAACCAGCTCGTGCAGGACCGGTACGGCGGCCTCTCGACAGTCGACCGTGCCGCGCTGCGCAGCGAGTATCAGCTGCGCCTCGACGCGGTTTGTGCTCCCGAGCCTCAGACCTGCGCCTCGGCCAAGGCGTACCCGGTGGTCCAGGCCGAGATCACGGCGCTGGGCGACGAGCACAGCTTCTTTCAGACACCGGACGATTTTGGAGATTTTGTTGCGAGCGCGACCGGGGGCAACCGCAAGCAGTTTGGGGTCAAGCTCGCGCGGCTTGACGGAGAGAACCGGGTGGTGCTGGAGGTGGTGCCTGAT belongs to Deinococcus sp. Leaf326 and includes:
- the rpsD gene encoding 30S ribosomal protein S4 — translated: MGRFRGSITKQSRREGINLAETEKVQKYLDKRPYGPGQHGQRRKGRPSDYSVRLREKQKLARLYGVGEKQFRNLFEEAANVPGVTGTVFLQLLERRLDNVVFRMGFASTRRQARQFVGHGHIFVNGKKVDVASYRVKIGDEISVAEGSRQMGFVQENMEAQKRRRVSPWVEMNPENFIGTFSRLPAREDLALPINENLIIEYYSR
- a CDS encoding DNA-directed RNA polymerase subunit alpha, with translation MDQKRPQLKARVDGNYGEFVLEPLTRGYGVTIGNPVRRILMSSIPGTAVTSVYIEDVLHEFSTIPGVKEDVIGLILNLKELVVKFHAGGPKTLTLRAQGEGVVKASAFEVPSDAEIVNPDLTIATLAEDGKLVMEVRVEEGEGYVPADKHATKDRINSIPVDAVFSPVRRVAYHVENTRVGQQTDLDRLILRVWTDGSTGPQDALDKAVEILRSELTVFGNVENLPMTIDTEISQPVYTPAMTTPVPTGTGIYDLPPRQPELSINPQPFPTDLDTPRVTLEGLGLTTRVLHSLKEEGIDSVDALCALSDRDLKKVPGIGERSLDEIKQQLAQFGLALRD
- the rplQ gene encoding 50S ribosomal protein L17, translated to MRHGKAGRKLNRNSSARTALARAQATALLREGRIQTTLTKAKELRPYVEKLITTAKGGDLHARRLVSQDIHDKEVVRKVMDEVAPKYAERPGGYTRILRVGTRRGDGVTMALIELV